In Oceaniferula marina, the following proteins share a genomic window:
- a CDS encoding PepSY-associated TM helix domain-containing protein, with protein sequence MIKFSKFNRLFHRWGSILIALPVLLVIVTGILLLLKKDSDWIQPPTQTGSSKDLLVSFDQVLEVVRSVPEAEVESWQDVDRLDVRPGKGMLKLRSKNGWEVQVDSRTGEVLQTAYRRTDLIESLHDGSFFHDKAKLGLFLPSALVLLGLWLTGIYLFLLPSLNRRRRQNKQKG encoded by the coding sequence ATCTTGATTGCCCTGCCGGTGTTGCTGGTCATTGTGACCGGCATTCTGCTGTTGTTGAAAAAGGATTCGGATTGGATCCAGCCTCCGACGCAGACTGGATCCTCCAAGGACTTGCTTGTATCGTTTGACCAGGTGCTTGAGGTCGTGAGGTCGGTTCCTGAAGCTGAGGTTGAGAGCTGGCAGGATGTTGACCGGCTCGATGTCCGGCCAGGCAAGGGCATGCTCAAGCTGCGATCAAAGAACGGCTGGGAGGTTCAGGTGGACTCCCGCACGGGGGAGGTGTTGCAGACGGCATACCGGAGGACGGATCTCATTGAGAGCCTGCATGATGGGAGCTTTTTCCACGACAAGGCAAAGTTGGGGCTGTTTTTGCCATCGGCCTTGGTTTTGCTTGGCTTGTGGTTGACCGGAATCTATCTGTTTTTGTTGCCTTCGCTGAATCGGCGGCGGAGGCAAAACAAGCAAAAAGGGTGA